Below is a genomic region from Spongiibacter nanhainus.
TTTTGGATAAAAATGCCGGTTTGAATCCAAGTAGGGAATAACCATTCCACAAAATCCCGGGTTTTCTGCATTTAAAAAAATATCCTCTTCCACGGTGGTGAATACCATAACTTTTACTTCTCCAGCCAAGGCAGCGAGAGACCGTTATGGCGACACCCACGATTTCACTGGACGACAAATACGCACTGGATACCACCCGGGCCTACCTGACCGGGATCGAGGCGCTGGTGCGCTTACCCATCCTGCAACATCAGCGTGATATGGAACGAGGCCTCAATACCGCCGGCTTTGTGTCGGGTTATCGCGGCTCCCCGCTGGGTGGCCTGGACCAAGCTTTATGGCACGCTCAAGCCTTTCTCGACAAACACAATATTACCTTTCAACCGGGGGTTAACGAGGACCTGGCGGCCACCGCAGTGCGGGGCAGTCAGGAGGTAGGGCTGTTTCCCGGCGCCCGCTACGATGGTGTGTTTGGCATGTGGTACGGCAAAGGGCCGGGGGTGGACCGCAGTATGGATGTATTCAAGCACGCCAACGCGGTGGGCACGTCCAAATACGGTGGTGTGCTGGCGGTGGCGGGGGATGACCACGCCGCCAAGTCGTCCAGTTTGCCCCACCAGTCTGAGCATATGTTTATCGGCGCCTCGATTCCGGTGTTAGCGCCGGCCAATGTGCAGGAGGTATTGGACCTGGGAGTGTTTGGTTGGGAGCTCTCCCGCTACTGCGGCTGCTGGGTAGGGCTAAAAGCCATTACCGAGAATATGGACTCGGCGATTTCCGCCGAGATCGATCCCGGTCGCATTAATATTGTTATTCCCGACACCTTTGAGTTGCCGGCAGACGGTGTTCATATTCGCCTGCCGGATAACCCCTTGGACCAAGAACGGCGCCTTAACAAGTACAAGATTTACGCCGCTCGGGAATTTGCCCTGGCCAATAAACTGAACCGAGTGGTTATCGACAGCCCCAATCCGCGGCTGGGTATTATCACCAGTGGTAAAGCCTACCTGGACGTTCTGCAAGCCCTGGAGGACCTGGGTATCGATCAGCAGCAGGCGGCCCATATCGGCCTGCGGGTCTACAAAGTGGGTATGCCCTGGCCGCTGGAGCCAGTGGCTACTCACTGCTTTGCCGAAGGCCTGGAGGAGATTCTGGTGGTGGAAGAAAAACGCTCCATCATCGAGGACCAATTGACCGGCCAGCTCTACAACTGGTCGGTGGACAGGCGTCCCCGGGTGATTGGTGAGTTCGACGAACAGGGCCGGGATTTGCTGCCCAACCTCAGTGAGCTGACGCCGGCGATGGTGGCTCGCGCTATCGCCGGGCGCATCGGTCGTTTTTATCAAAGCGAAGAGATTGAAAAGCGCCTGCGCTTTTATGATCAGAAGGAGCAGCGCCTGGCAGCCCAGCGGGACAAAATTGCTCGGTTGCCCCACTACTGCTCCGGCTGCCCTCACAATACCTCGACCCAGGTGCCCGAAGGCAGCATCGCCCTGGGGGGTATCGGCTGCCATTACATGGGCACCTTTATGTCCAGTCGCCCCGCCAAAACCTTTACCCAGATGGGCGGTGAGGGAGTGACCTGGGTGGGGCAGGCGCCTTTCACTGACAATCCCCATATGTTCCAGAATTTGGGGGACGGTACTTACTTTCACTCCGGTCTGTTGGCAATCCGCCAGGCTATCGCCGCTGGGGTGAATATCACCTACAAGATTCTCTACAACGATGCGGTGGCCATGACCGGCGGGCAGCCAGTGGACGGTTCATTGAGTGTGGAGCAAATGATTACCCAGCTCCGCGGCGAGGGAGTCGAGCGGGTCGCTCTGGTCTCCGACCACCCAGAGAAATGGCGCCACATGAAGGGAGACAAACTCACCGTTCACCACCGGGATGATTTGATGGCGGTGCAAAAGACCCTGCGGGATACCGAGGGCACCACCATCCTACTCTACGAGCAGACCTGCGCGGCAGAGAAACGCCGCCGTCGCAAAAAGGGTTTAATGGAAGATCCCGATCGCCGCATCTTTATCAACCATGCCGTCTGTGAAGGCTGCGGCGATTGTGGCAAAAAATCCAACTGCCTGTCGGTGATTCCCCGGGAGACCGAATTGGGACGCAAGCGCCAGATCGATCAGAGTGCCTGTAATAAAGACTATTCCTGTGTAAACGGCTTTTGCCCCAGTTTTGTCTCGGTGATAGGTGGTAGCCTTAAGAAAAGCACAGGCGCGGCGGACTCCGAGACCTCATTTCCACCCTTGCCCGAACCGGCGATGCCTGACCTGGATCGACCGTGGAATATTGTGGTGACCGGCGTTGGTGGAACGGGTGTGCTGACCATAACTGCGGTACTGGCGATGGCCGCCCATATCGAAGGCAAGGGCTGCGCCACCATGAATCAGACCGGTTTGGCACAGAAGTTTGGGCCGGTGGTCAGTCACCTGCGTGTGGCTAATCAGCAGGAGCAAATCAATGCGGTGCGGATTCCCGCTGGCGACGCCGATCTGCTGATTGGTTGCGACCTGGTGGTCAGTACCAACGACGAGGCCCTGGCCAAACTGAACAATGAGCGCTCCCACGCCGTAGTGAACGACGCCGAGTTGCCCACCTCTGAATTTGTTTACAACCCCAATGCCTCCTTCCCCGGCGACTCCATGCGACGCTTGATCGAAGAGGAGGTGGGTAAAGACAAAGTCCGCTTCCTGGATGCTACCGAGTTGGCCAATCACCTACTGGGTGATGCGGTCGCCACTAACTTCTTTATGTTGGGCTATGCCTATCAGTCAGGCTTGATTCCGGTCAGTGCCGAGGCCATTGAGCAGGCCATCGACCTTAATAATGTAGCGGTGGAGTTTAACCAGCAGGCTTTTTTGTGGGGCCGCCGGGCGGCAGTGGATCTCGACGCGGTACGTCGCGTCGCCGGGGTAGAGGCCACTCATTGGCAGGCTTTGGACGACGTCGACGACATTATTGATTTTCGGGTTAAGCACCTCACCGACTATCAGGATGCCGCCTATGCCCAGCGCTACCGCGAGCTGGTTGAGCGCGTTCGCACCCGGGAGATCGCCATTGTCGGGGATAGTGCTGCGACAGACGGCGATCAGACCGAGCTGGTGTTGACCCGTGCTGTGGCCAAGGCGCTGCACAAATTGATGGCTTACAAGGATGAGTATGAGGTGGCTCGGCTATACAGCAACGGCGACTTTCTCCGCGACTTGGCTGAGCACTTTGAGGGCGACTACAAACTGCGTTTCCATTTGGCGCCGCCGATTCTTGCCCGCAAGGACCCTGATACTGGCTTGCCGAGAAAGCGCACTTTCTCTGGCTGGGCGCTGCCGGTGTTTGGCGTGTTGGCCAAACTGAAATTTCTGCGGGGCAGCCGCTTAGACCCCTTTGCCTACAGCAAAGAGCGGCAGATGGAGAGAGCCATGATTGACGGCTTTCTGGAGGAGCTGGAAGTGATACTGGCCAAGCTGGATCGCCACAATCGTCACGCCGCTGTGGAGGCGGTGCAAGCGGTGGAAACCATTCGGGGCTTTGGCCACGTAAAATTGTCTGCCATCGCCCAATACCAGCAAGAACGGGAGCAGCGCCTGAGCCGATTGGATGGCGAGCCCGTGCAGTTTGTCGAGGTGGATTCGGCGGCGTAAAATGCCAATGAACGCCGCCTTTTGCCTGCCCGCTGCGATCAAATTCATTACACTATCGCGATGGTTGTGACAGACGAGGAGTCGCGATGACGGTGTGTTTCGATGCTTGGGGTTTTCTCAAGAACTCATTGGCGGTGAAAGGCTTGGTGCTAAGCGGATTGCTTGTGTTTACCGGCATGGTCTATGCCGCTGCGGATGCTGACCGCTCTAGTGATAACGCCAAGGCCGATAAAGGCGTAGCGGCGAGCCCCGCGCCAGACAACTGTGCTGCCAGGCGCTATGTCTTCAGTTGGAACCTGTCCGATCACTGCGCCGGTGAACCCCGCGGCGGTACCTCTACCGGCGCGCCAGTCACCCTGGATACTGAACCCTCGCTAGCCTGGAAAGCGCTGCAAGAGCCTGAACTGAGTGACTTTGAACGGGACCGCCGGGCCATTCTCGCTATGGCGGGTGGCTACCGGGCCAGCTTTGAGTTTTTGGAGACGGTGGGCTATGCCCCAGATTTTGAGCCGGCGCGCCCCTACCAGAGCTGGGGCACAGAATATATCTACGTGGTGGAAGACAGCGGCGACTTTATTAGCCTGCAACACATTATGGTGATGTTCTTTCACCAAGACGGTGAACTGGTTGGGCCGATGGTGATGAAGCACTGGCGTCAGGACTGGCAGTACCAGGATGCCGAGATTCTCGAGTATCGCGGCAAGGGTAAATGGCAAACCCGCAAGCTGGACAAGGCGCAGCGCAAAGGCCGTTGGTCGCAGCACGTCTACCACGTGGATGACTCGCCCCGTTACGCTTCGGTGGGCAGTTGGGAGCACACCGACAGTTTTTCGGTTTGGGAGAGCGGCCAGACCTGGCGTCCGCTACCGCGCCGGGAGTCCAGCGTGCGGGATGACTACGATCTGTTGGAGGGGCTTAATCGGCATATTATTCTGCCCACAGGCTGGGTGCAGGAGGAAGAGAATCGCAAAAGGCGGCTGGACAGGACGCCAAGCTATGTGGCCAAGGAGCTGGGTAATAACCGCTACCAGCGTATTAAGGATTTTGATTGGCAGGCCGGGGACGCCTATTGGCGGGAGACAGGGCCGTTTTGGAAAGCGGTCAGGGCCTATTGGCAGGCGCAGGAAGAAAAGGACGCGGCGATAGAAGTACGTCGCCGTCACAAGGGGACACCGATGTTTGCGGTCATGTTTGAGCTCGCCGAGCGGTATCGTGATGGGGAGGTTGATGATCCTAAGGCGGCGGTTGCGGATGCCTTGGCGCCTTTTGTTCGGTAAGCGGTGTTGTGTAAATCCATCCGTCCCGTAGGGTGGACATCGATGTATATGTCCACCGGGGATTGGCGCGGTGGTTGGGCATGGC
It encodes:
- a CDS encoding indolepyruvate ferredoxin oxidoreductase family protein, encoding MATPTISLDDKYALDTTRAYLTGIEALVRLPILQHQRDMERGLNTAGFVSGYRGSPLGGLDQALWHAQAFLDKHNITFQPGVNEDLAATAVRGSQEVGLFPGARYDGVFGMWYGKGPGVDRSMDVFKHANAVGTSKYGGVLAVAGDDHAAKSSSLPHQSEHMFIGASIPVLAPANVQEVLDLGVFGWELSRYCGCWVGLKAITENMDSAISAEIDPGRINIVIPDTFELPADGVHIRLPDNPLDQERRLNKYKIYAAREFALANKLNRVVIDSPNPRLGIITSGKAYLDVLQALEDLGIDQQQAAHIGLRVYKVGMPWPLEPVATHCFAEGLEEILVVEEKRSIIEDQLTGQLYNWSVDRRPRVIGEFDEQGRDLLPNLSELTPAMVARAIAGRIGRFYQSEEIEKRLRFYDQKEQRLAAQRDKIARLPHYCSGCPHNTSTQVPEGSIALGGIGCHYMGTFMSSRPAKTFTQMGGEGVTWVGQAPFTDNPHMFQNLGDGTYFHSGLLAIRQAIAAGVNITYKILYNDAVAMTGGQPVDGSLSVEQMITQLRGEGVERVALVSDHPEKWRHMKGDKLTVHHRDDLMAVQKTLRDTEGTTILLYEQTCAAEKRRRRKKGLMEDPDRRIFINHAVCEGCGDCGKKSNCLSVIPRETELGRKRQIDQSACNKDYSCVNGFCPSFVSVIGGSLKKSTGAADSETSFPPLPEPAMPDLDRPWNIVVTGVGGTGVLTITAVLAMAAHIEGKGCATMNQTGLAQKFGPVVSHLRVANQQEQINAVRIPAGDADLLIGCDLVVSTNDEALAKLNNERSHAVVNDAELPTSEFVYNPNASFPGDSMRRLIEEEVGKDKVRFLDATELANHLLGDAVATNFFMLGYAYQSGLIPVSAEAIEQAIDLNNVAVEFNQQAFLWGRRAAVDLDAVRRVAGVEATHWQALDDVDDIIDFRVKHLTDYQDAAYAQRYRELVERVRTREIAIVGDSAATDGDQTELVLTRAVAKALHKLMAYKDEYEVARLYSNGDFLRDLAEHFEGDYKLRFHLAPPILARKDPDTGLPRKRTFSGWALPVFGVLAKLKFLRGSRLDPFAYSKERQMERAMIDGFLEELEVILAKLDRHNRHAAVEAVQAVETIRGFGHVKLSAIAQYQQEREQRLSRLDGEPVQFVEVDSAA
- a CDS encoding DUF6607 family protein, which gives rise to MTVCFDAWGFLKNSLAVKGLVLSGLLVFTGMVYAAADADRSSDNAKADKGVAASPAPDNCAARRYVFSWNLSDHCAGEPRGGTSTGAPVTLDTEPSLAWKALQEPELSDFERDRRAILAMAGGYRASFEFLETVGYAPDFEPARPYQSWGTEYIYVVEDSGDFISLQHIMVMFFHQDGELVGPMVMKHWRQDWQYQDAEILEYRGKGKWQTRKLDKAQRKGRWSQHVYHVDDSPRYASVGSWEHTDSFSVWESGQTWRPLPRRESSVRDDYDLLEGLNRHIILPTGWVQEEENRKRRLDRTPSYVAKELGNNRYQRIKDFDWQAGDAYWRETGPFWKAVRAYWQAQEEKDAAIEVRRRHKGTPMFAVMFELAERYRDGEVDDPKAAVADALAPFVR